The Gracilimonas sediminicola sequence GGCCCGAAATACAGAGGGAGAGTTTTTCTCAGACGAAGGTTTTGAGCAATGGCTTCTGGAACATAAATCCCTCACCCCTTCTCAAATGATGATGAACCTGCTAAAAACAATCGATAATTTTAGTAAAGGTCAGCCCCAAAGTGACGATATAACACTCATCATCATTGAACGCGTACAGTAAGTAATAAGAAACCGCTGAATCAGGAATGGTTCAGTGCATCTGCAAATGAAATAAAAGCCTGAGTAATCTTTTCAGGCTAAAATAATTTGTAACAAATCAGCTGTACGGAACTTTTACTATAGGCGAAAGTATATATCTACGAGGCAGGCAATATTATGTATATCATTAATAATAAGAGACAAATAGAGCGCATAAAAGACATGGTTACCGTGCGAAAGAACATGGATACCTATGAGGTCTTTTATCACGACCCCACTACCGGAGAGCTTTGGAAGAGCTTTTTCCCTCGCGGATACCGAAAACACCAGGGCCCAAAATTGCTCCGTCCCGAACCGCTACCTGAAAACCTGGAACTGCAACTGGAGATTTGCCTCAACAGTCCCGACGACTCAGATGCTATAGGTCTGGGGATTGAATGTTCAGTTAAACCCGAAAAGTGGGAAGAGATCATAGAGATCCTGGACAAGAACCGGAAGAAGTATCTGCGAAGCCACCTCAGCACCTTCATCAAACACCTTGGGATACTCCACCCAATGGATTCCCTTCAAGAAATAGAACTCCATCCAGACGACCTTGAATTGGATGAGGAAAAACTTACCGCTCTCAAAAAGAAAGCAAAAAGGATAAAACTGAAGAGATTCTTCAGAATTTAGTCCCGCCCCCTTCATTCAAAAACCTCTGATACTGTCAGGAATCGACGATTCCTTAAGACACGCCTTTCTAATATTAGAGAGCTTTAATTTCTAATATTTGTAAATATCCCCCTTAAAATATAATTCAAGACGGTTTTGTTAAAAACATGGGGAAATTATTTCCGCTTTATTATAATTAAGATTTTTTAATATTAGAGGAAATTAATATTATTTGGGTGAGATAAATAAAAATGAGAGTAGCAATCACCCACATATTAATTCTCCTGGTTTCCGGCTTTTGGGCTTCCCTTCAGGCACAAACAACTGCTGTTATGCAAGTTCGGGTAGAGATCGTAAGCGGAGCCGGCTTGTCTTCCATTGAAGAAGGGCTTATTGATTTAAGCTCCGTGGATGCAAATAACAATAATGTCAAAGCCGGGGGGTTCTCACTTCAAACCTCACCGGGCACTGATGTAAGTATTTCAATCGTTGAAAACGCCGGCATAAAGAATTATGACGGAGAAGCCATAGAGTTTGAATCACTTCAGGTAGATAAAAGAACTATGGAAACCGGTGAGCACCACATCTCCCTGAATGGTAAAATCAAAGACCTCAGCTCTTTAAAAGGTCACTACCAGGGCGATGTAACCGCTGTTATAGAATACCTGTAAGGAATTTCTAAGTACCGGTAATCATCACTTCCTCCCCTTGCGGGGTTTCTGTACCCGCTTATCGTCCTCTCTTTCCGAATCTTAAATAGTTTTTCCAATCCGGCGGCTTTTGATCCTCGTATTATTTCAGTGCTGATTTTAAGTGATTAGCAAACATATACTCCGAATAACTCAAATAAAGCCCCGGTTTTGATCGAGCGGGGCTTTTTCTATTTCCCCTGTTCGGGCTTGTTCACGGTGATGAGGAATAAATTCCAATACCTGTAGTGCCAGGTTTGCTTGTTCTTAATATTGAAATGAAGTGAACTGAGTAATGCTTCAGCATCATCTACGGAAACGGTTTGAATGGTTTCACTGGTAAGCTTATCGATCCAGTAATTAACCACTCTGAATAGCCCTTCTTTATTCCAATCCAGCAAATAAAACATCCCGCCGGGCTTTAGCACCCGATAAACCTCCTGTATAACAGCCTCCTGATTCGGGTAATTGTGAAAAGCATTCATTGAAATGACCCGGTCAAAAGAATTGGTCTCAAAACTCATCTGCTCTGCGCTGTACCCGGTAAAGCGATATCGATCATCGGAGCCCACCTTTTCCTGAGCCTTCCCCAGCATTTCAGAGGACACATCATTCAGTACAAACTCACCGAACTCCCAGTCATTCTGTTGAATATACTTTGCCAGGTAACCGGTTCCTGCGCTGATGTCCAACACCCGATCGGATGGATGTATTCTAAGCTGACCTAATAATTTTTGATGTGTATTCTCGAGGTACCCCTTCCACCGAACATCGTATTTGGATGCGAGGGCATCGTAGCTCTCTGCGGTTTCATCTTTACTCAACTCTGTTCTGTTGGCCACTTCTCTTGGTTCTATGACAGTTAACTACGTTTCTATTTTTGGGACACAACCTTCTGAAAGCATTTTCCTTACTCACTTACATATACACCAAAAAGCGGCTTTTCATTTAGTAATCCCACCAATTATTTCTCCGGGCAAATCATTTTAAGTTTTTTGCAATCTGCTTGAAAGATCTCCTCGTAATCTCAAGTGAATAAGAAATAAAATTCATCAAGTAAAAACTATTATGAAATCACTAAACAAACTATTCATTATTCTGGCTGCTGTAGGATTATCCTTCACAGCTTGTGATAATAACAATTCATCGGGAGAAGACGACACAGACATCCCGGCCGTAGAAGCCAACACACAGGGCACCAGTAACGGTAACCAGGTTACCATATCAAATGTGGTATCACCCGAAAGCGGATGGATCGTTATTCACCGCTCTAATGCTGAAGGCAACGGACCTCAGGTTCCTGAAATCATCGGAAAATCTATGGTTGAAGCCGGTGTAAATAGCGATGTAACCATTCAGCTGGAAGAGGGCGTTTCTAACGAAGAAACCCTTTGGGCCATGCTGCATGAAGACACCGGAACTCTGGGCGAATACGAATTTGACGGGGAAAACGGATTAGACCTGCCGGTTACCTTAAATGATCATATCGTGATGACATCTTTCATGATTTCCCAAACCGATCCGGCTATTTCAGTCAGTGATCAGGTTGATCGAGGTAATATTTTCGTTATTGGATCCGTATCTGCTGCTGAAGACGGCTGGATTGTAATTCACGGACCGAATGCCAACAACGACGGACCTCAAATTCCGGAAATCATTGGTAAAGCACCGGTTTCTGCAGGCGTAAATGAGAATGTGGAAATTGTACTGAATGAAGGTGCGGAAGTATCTACCGGAGACAATCTCTTTCCGATGCTTCATTATGATACAGGAACAAACGGTGAGTATGAATTTGACGGACAAAGCGGTTTAGACCAACCGGTTATCACCGCAGAAGGTGACATTGTTCTTGCTTCTTTTGAAGTAATCGAAAACATGTCAACACTGATGGCAGAAGACCAAACCGTTATGAACAACTCTATCACGGTTGATGTGGAATCAGATACCGACGGATGGGTGGTTGTACATGCTTCAAACGAAGCCAATGACGGTCCCCAGATCCCCGAGATTATTGGTAAAGCACCAATTCAGGAAGGAATGAACACAGACGTTCAAATCACTTTTGATGACAGCGTTGTAGTGGAAGATGGTGACGTGTTATACCCTATGGTGCACTACGATACCGGAACAATCGGTACCTATGAGTTTGACGGCCAAGGACCGCATGACCAACCGGTTATAACTGCTGATGGAATTCTGCTGACAAGCATTACCGTAAGTGGTTCCGCTGCTCCGGCTGTAGTTGCAGAAGAGCAGGCTGTGGAAGATGGAACTCTTACCATCTCTGAAACCATGACAGGCCAGATAGGATTTGTAGTACTTCACCGAGATACCGGTAACGATTCTCCTGTAGTACCGGCAAGTATTGGCCACGGACAAGTTTACACCGGCCAAAATACTGACCTGGTTATTGAACTTAACGACGGCGAAACCCTGGAGTCAGGAGAGAAAGTATGGGCGATGTTGCACATCGACAACGGAACAATCGGATCTTATGATTTCGACGGTTCTGAAGGAAGTGACGACCCACCCGTATTTGATTCAATGCAAAACATTGTAATGGTTCAGTTTACTATTCAATAAACTGAGGCGTTAAGTGGTTGAGGCTGTCGGAGGACCCGGCAGCCTTTTTTTATTTGAAGGAATTTCAGGGCTGAACCGGAAGCTTTTTAACAACCTCTCCGGCTCCTGAGAACTTCAATTTTACGGCCACGGAATCGCCGGCTTGTAATTCCTGATTCAAGCCCATCAGCATAATGTGAAGCCCTCCCTGCCGGAACCGGATTTCTTGTCCGGGCTGTACAACTACTTCTTTTTGTTCCCGCATCCCCATCATCCCGTCTTCAGTTTCGTAAGACTCATGCACCTGCACCATATCTGCAAAATCTGCCTCAACCGAACGTAAGGTGTCCGCTTTGTCCAGTGAATTTGTATAAACAAAATAAGCTGCACTTGTCCCACCAGAAGCGGCCGGACGAACCCGCTCTCTTATCACATCGGGTTTCTCATTCACATTTTCTTTCTCCGCTTTTTGGTTAGTGCAGGCCTCTGAAAGCATCAAACCACTAATCAATAAAAGGAAAGCTGTTTTTCTCATCGGACTTTATTTAAATCTTCAACTACAAGAGAAGGAATCATCGGCTGGCTTCCTCCATATTCAAAAATTACCCGCGCCTGTTTGTCTAACACCATGATTTTATCGGAGTGATTGATGAAGTAAAGCTCTTTTCCGCTTTCGGTTTGCTGAGTAAAAGAAACCTGACTTCGAACTCGGGCGCTGTCCATCAAGGCAAAAACCTCGGTTGAATCGCCGGTTAAAAAGGTGAAGTTTTCGTCAACCCCAAAAGCCTTGCCGTACTGCTTTAGCTTCGATGGAGTATCCCGTACCGGATCAAATGTAGCGGCTACGAATTGTACATCCTCCGGATAATTCAACTCTTTCTGAATTTTGACGAGATTTTGGGTGATGAGCGAACAGATATCCGGACAGTTGGTGTATATAAATCCCATCACCACGTAATCGCCTTCAAAGTCATCCGGAAAGACGACCTCGGCACTGTCACTGTTAACCAGCTGAAAAGAGGCGTCACCCATATCCTCAATAACCTCGGGGTTATTGCCACAAGCGATTATAAAAAGGGGGATGAAAAGCAGTATTAATTTCTTCATAGGTTGAATGTAAGAGTATTCACAAATAACTTAGCCATTGTTCACTCAATTAATCAATATTCATCATTTATCATGGAGTATCGCATCAAGTTAGGTGGTTTTATACTTTTAGTTTCCACTGTTTTCATCAGCATTTCCTGCCAAACGGATCAAGCTAAATCCAGTGCTCACCCGGATACCGATGAGCAATATGAGGATACAGTTCCTTTGATTTACCACATGTCTTTTATGCAGAGGTATAGCCATAAATTATATCTTGCAGGTAAGGAAGAAAACTGGGAGCTGGCCGATATTTATTCTCATGAAATCGAAGAACTATCTGAAACCATCATTGATGGCAAT is a genomic window containing:
- a CDS encoding DUF7282 domain-containing protein — protein: MKSLNKLFIILAAVGLSFTACDNNNSSGEDDTDIPAVEANTQGTSNGNQVTISNVVSPESGWIVIHRSNAEGNGPQVPEIIGKSMVEAGVNSDVTIQLEEGVSNEETLWAMLHEDTGTLGEYEFDGENGLDLPVTLNDHIVMTSFMISQTDPAISVSDQVDRGNIFVIGSVSAAEDGWIVIHGPNANNDGPQIPEIIGKAPVSAGVNENVEIVLNEGAEVSTGDNLFPMLHYDTGTNGEYEFDGQSGLDQPVITAEGDIVLASFEVIENMSTLMAEDQTVMNNSITVDVESDTDGWVVVHASNEANDGPQIPEIIGKAPIQEGMNTDVQITFDDSVVVEDGDVLYPMVHYDTGTIGTYEFDGQGPHDQPVITADGILLTSITVSGSAAPAVVAEEQAVEDGTLTISETMTGQIGFVVLHRDTGNDSPVVPASIGHGQVYTGQNTDLVIELNDGETLESGEKVWAMLHIDNGTIGSYDFDGSEGSDDPPVFDSMQNIVMVQFTIQ
- a CDS encoding copper chaperone PCu(A)C, producing MRKTAFLLLISGLMLSEACTNQKAEKENVNEKPDVIRERVRPAASGGTSAAYFVYTNSLDKADTLRSVEADFADMVQVHESYETEDGMMGMREQKEVVVQPGQEIRFRQGGLHIMLMGLNQELQAGDSVAVKLKFSGAGEVVKKLPVQP
- a CDS encoding SCO family protein yields the protein MKKLILLFIPLFIIACGNNPEVIEDMGDASFQLVNSDSAEVVFPDDFEGDYVVMGFIYTNCPDICSLITQNLVKIQKELNYPEDVQFVAATFDPVRDTPSKLKQYGKAFGVDENFTFLTGDSTEVFALMDSARVRSQVSFTQQTESGKELYFINHSDKIMVLDKQARVIFEYGGSQPMIPSLVVEDLNKVR
- a CDS encoding methyltransferase domain-containing protein, translating into MANRTELSKDETAESYDALASKYDVRWKGYLENTHQKLLGQLRIHPSDRVLDISAGTGYLAKYIQQNDWEFGEFVLNDVSSEMLGKAQEKVGSDDRYRFTGYSAEQMSFETNSFDRVISMNAFHNYPNQEAVIQEVYRVLKPGGMFYLLDWNKEGLFRVVNYWIDKLTSETIQTVSVDDAEALLSSLHFNIKNKQTWHYRYWNLFLITVNKPEQGK